The window CCAAAGCCAAGGAGAGATAAAGTGAAATCCGACCTACCTCCCGTTCTCGTAAGCGCCTGCCTGGCCGGCTGCCAATGTAGATATGACGGCGGAGCCAACCCCGTACCGGCAATCAGAGACCTGGTGGTCCGGGGGAAGGCCATCCCCGTGTGCCCGGAAAGGCTGGGAGGGCTCCCCGTTCCCCGCCCGCCGGCAGAAATTCAGGGGGGAGACGGTCGGGATGTGCTGCAAGGCCAGGCACGGGTGGTGAACAACGAAGGCGTGGATGTAACACCCGCCTTCATCGCAGGCGCCCGTGCAACCCTCGAGGTGGCCCGCCGTCACGGAACCCTAATAGCCATCCTTAAGGAAAGAAGCCCTTCCTGCGGAAGCACCGCCATCTATGACGGCAGCTTTAGGGGTCAAACCCGGCCCGGCCAAGGCGTCACGGCAGCCCTTCTGCACTCCCAGGGGATAAAGCTGTTCAATGAAGAAACCTGGAAAAAGCAAGCCCCCTGCCTTTAAAGAAAGGAGGGGGCCGCCACCCGAGGCCGGGGACCGGTTTCCCAGCCCTTGCTATTCGGTACTATATGAAGCCTCCTTGTCCTTCTTCTCCTTGATTACCGCCTGGGCCGCGGCCAAGCGCGCCACGGGCACCCGGAAGGGGGAGCAGCTCACGTAGTTCAAGCCGATGAGGTGGCAAAACTCCACGGAGCTGGCCTCTCCACCGTGCTCACCGCAAATGCCCACCTCCAGTTCAGGCCGTGTCTTGCGCCCCAGCTCTACGGCCATGCGCATAAACTTACCCACTCCCTGCCTGTCCAGGACCATAAAGGGATTCTCCTTCAAGATCTTCTCTTCCAGGTACTGGGGCAGGAATTTGGCCTCGGCATCATCCCGGCTGAAGCCAAAGGTGGTCTGGGTGAGATCGTTGGTGCCGAAGGAGAAGAACTCGGCTTCTTCCGCAATCTCATCGGCCGTAGCGCAAGCCCTGGGTAGCTCGATCATGGTGCCCACCTTATAATCGAAGTCCACCCCGGTTTCCTTCTTGACCTCGTCGGCTACTTCGTTGACGAGCTGGCGCAGGCGCCGCAGCTCATTGACGTGGATGACCAGGGGGATCTCCACTTCCGGCAACACGTTAATGCCCTCTTTCTTAAGCTGGGCGACCGCCCGGAAGATGGCCCGGGCCTGCATGGCATACACCTCGGGATAAGTCACGCCCAGCCGGCAGCCCCGGTGGCCTAGCATGGGGTTGAACTCTTCCCTAGCCCGGACTTCCCTTAAGAGATCCCGTTTAGCTTCCAATTCCTCCGGATTTTGGCCGGTAGCTTCCAGCCTCGTGATTTCCACCAGCAACTCTTCGGCGCTGGGCAGGAACTCATGGAGAGGCGGATCCAAGAGGCGAATGGTCACCGGGAGCCCCTCCATCACCTTGAGGATCTCATAAAAGTCGCCCTGCTGCATGGGCAAAAGCTTGGCCAGGGCAGCCTCCCGTTCTTCCTTATTCTTAGCCAGGATCATTTGCTGCACTACCGGCAACCGGTCCGCACCCATAAACATATGCTCCGTACGGGCGAGGCCTATACCCTCGGCCCCGAATTCCCTGGCCCGCCGAGCATCTTCAGGAGTGTCGGCGTTGGCGCGGACCTTGAGGCGCCGGACCCCATCGGCCCACTGGAGCAGCGTCTGGAACTCGCCGCTCAATTGGGGTTCTACCAGGGGAACTTCGCCCAGCATGACGTTGCCCGTGGCACCGTCAATGGAAATAACATCCCCCTCTTTCACTTCCAGGCTGCCCACGAAGAATCTCTTACCGCCCACGTCGATCTTGAGGTCTCCACAACCTACAACCGCCGGCTTGCCCATGCCCCGGGCCACGACGGCCGCATGGCTGGTCATGCCCCCTCGCGCCGTCAATACGCCCTGGGCCTGGACTATGCCGTGAATATCATCCGGCGTAGTCTCGTTCCGCACCAGGATAACCTTTTCCCCGTCCAAACCCTTGCGTTCCGCTTCATCGGCATCGAAAACCACTTTCCCCGAAGCCGCGCCGGGAGAAGCCGGCAGCCCCTTGGCAATTACCTGGACCTTAGCCTCGGGGTCTACGCGCCGGTGGAGCAGCTGAACCACCTGATCGGGGTCCACCCTTAAGATGGCTTCTTCCTGGCTGATGAGACCTTCCTCCACCATGTCTACGGCTATCTTGACGGCCGCCGCCGCCGTACGCTTGCCTACACGGGTCTGGAGGATATAGAGCTTGCCCCTCTCGATGGTGAACTCGATATCCTGCATGTCGCGGTAATGCTTCTCCAGGAGGGCGCAAATCTCTTCAAACTGCCGGTAGGTATCGGGCATTTCCTTCTTAAGTTCTGCAATCGGCTTGGGGGTGCGGATGCCCGCCACCACATCCTCGCCCTGGGCGTTGATGAGGTATTCTCCGTAGATGCCCTTTTCTCCCGTGGCGGGGTTACGGGTAAAGGCCACCCCTGTACCGCTGGTGGGGCCCATGTTGCCGAAGACCATGGTCTGGATGTTGACGGCCGTCCCCAGATCATCAGGTATTTTATTGATCTTACGATATACGATGGCCCGCGGGTTGTCCCAGGAATCGAAGACGGCCCTCACCGCCATTCTCAACTGTTCCTGGGGATCCTGGGGGAAGTCCCGGCCTACCTCTTTTCTTACCAGGTCCTTGTACTCGGCGATGACTTCCTGCAAGGCCGCCGGCGTCAGCTCATTATCGAATTTGACCCCCAGGCGTTCCTTGTGCTTCTCCAAGATGGCCTCGAACTTATCATGGTCGATGCCCAGGACCACGTCTCCAAACATCTGGATAAACCGCCTGTAGCAGTCCAGGGCAAAACGCTCGTCATTGGTGTTGGCCGCCAGGCCCTTAACCGATTCATCGTTGAGCCCCAGGTTGAGGATGGTGTCCATCATACCCGGCATGGAAACCGGAGCGCCGGAACGGACGGAAACCAACAGGGGGTCCTTGGGATCTCCCAGCTTCTTAGCGTTGAGGGCTTCCAGATCTTTGAGCCTGGCCTTTAACTCTTCTTCCAGGCCCTCCGGGAACTGCCTGCCCAGGCGAATATACTCATTGCAAGCCTCGCAAGTGATGGTAATTCCCGGCGGCACCGGCAGGCCGATGTTGGTCATCTCGGCTAGGTTGGCTCCCTTGCCTCCTAGGAGCTGCTTCATATCAGCTCGGCCTTCGGAGAACAAATAGATGTACTTTTTACCTGCCATCTTTTTCCCCCCGATAATAGATTTCCAGTATTTTAACGGCCGTATCTTCTACAGCCTTATTAGTAACATCGATGACGGGGCAGCCCAACTGCTCCATAACCTTCTGAGCGTAGGCCAGCTCGTGCTGAATGCGCTCCATAGTGGCGTAATCGGCGCGGGCCGGAAGCCCCATGGTTTTCAGGCGCTCCTGCCTGATCTGGTATAGGTGCTCCGGGTGAATGGTCAGACCTATGATTTTCCCCCGGGGAAGGGATAGAAGTTCCTCTGGCAGGGGTACCTCGGGCACCAGGGCCAGGTTGGCCGCGCGTAACCGCTTTAAGGCCAGATACATACATACGGGCGTTTTGGACGTCCGGGAAACGCCTATGAGGACGATGTCCGCGTAGAGGAGGCCCCGAGGATCCTTGCCGTTGTCGTATTTCACGGCAAAATCGATGGCCTCCATTTTCCGGAAGTAATCTTCATCTAGGCGCCGTATAAGCCCGGGTTCCAGGCGCGGTGATCGGCCGGTAAGGCTTGCCATGGCCTCGAGCATGGGCCCTAAAAGGTCAACCGCACCTATGCCGTGGTCCCTGGCAAGTTGCAGTAGCCTATCTTTCAGCTCAGGCAGAACGAGGGTAAAAGCTATGATTCCCTTTTCCTGGGCTGCTTCGGCCACGATCTCCTCTAGGTGCTCGGGTTCGGTAACATAGGGTATACGCCGGATGTCAACATCCCCGCCGTCAAACTGGCTGGCGGCGGCCCGAACAACCTGTTCGGCAGTTTCCCCCAGGGAATCGGAAATAATATAAACTACTCCGATGGTCGAACCCTCCCTTCTACCTGCCGGCCGTGCCCAATTCCACAAACAACCTGGCAATGGTGGTCTTGGTGATGCGGCCGACGACTTCCAGCTTGTTGCCCGAAGGGCCCACCGGCCGTACCACCGGCAGGGCATCCACCTCGTGCTCGATAATCTTCCTGGCGGCGTGCAGGATGCTCTCGTCCGGCGTCGTACAGACTATATTGGGCATGCGGGTCATTACCACCGAGACGGGCATCTGCTGCAGGTTAGCCGTGCCGCCGATGGCCGCCTTAAGGAGGTCCTTCCGCGACACCACACCTTCTAGGTGGCCTTCACCGTCGACCACCATTAAAGTGCCGACATCTTCGATAAATAGGGCTACGATGGCATCGTAAACCGAGGCGTCTCGTCGGATTACCTTGGGCAGGCCCTTGACATCTCCTACCTTAATTTTTTTTATCTCATCCGCTATCAGGGCTTGTACCGAACCACCGTGATAAAAATACCCCACCCGGGGACGAGCTTCCAAGATCCCCGACATGGTTAAGATGGCCAGGTCGGGGCGTAGAGCGGCTCTGGTTAGATTCAACATGGCAGCGATCTGTTGGCTCGTGATGGGACCATGGCGCTTCACGATCTCCACTATTTTCTCTTGCCGCGGCGTAAGCTGCACGGCTTCACCACCCTTAACAGCCGCCAGCGACCGTTGTATACATTATTACGTATACAACATTACCAGCCTTTTTCCTGCTGCTGCAAAAATTTTTTCCTAGTCAGGAAGCAGGCGGGAAAAATCGGCCACCTGCAAGACAAGACGGGTTATTCTCTGGAGCAGGGCCAGCCTATTGCGCCTAAGCCAAGGGTCCGGAGCCATGACCAGAACACGGTCGAAGAAGTTATCGATGGGCCCCCGGAGGTCGGCCATTCTTTCTAGGGCGCCCAGATAGTTCCCCTGGGCCAGGTAAGGCCGGCACTCCCCTTCGGCAGCCGCAAGGGAGTGGTAGAGTCGGCGTTCGGCCTCCTCCTCCAGCCGGCCCGGCTCCACCTCGTACTCTTCCTGCGCCTGACGGGCCAGGTTAAAAGCCCTGGTGAAGGCCGTAAGCAGGGCGGGGAAACCTTCCGTCCGGCGGAATGCCTCCAGATCCCGGGCCCGGTGATAAGCACCGGCCAGATCGTCCCAGCCCACCGCCAGTACCGCCTCCGCCACATCATAGCGTATGCCCTTTTCTTCAAGGATATGCTCCAGCCTTCCCCGCAAGAAGCCCTGAAGTTCCTCCGCGGTCTGGCCTAAAGGCTGGGGCAGGCGGATGCTGGCTGCCGTATAGGTGTCGTAAGCCTGGGCTATAGCTTCAGCTAAGGAAAAGTGCAGGCCCAATTCTACCGCCGTGGCCGCCAGGCCCCAGGCGCACCGGCGCAGTCCAAAGGGGTCTTGGGAGCCGCTAGGGATGAGGCCGACGGCAAAGCATCCCACGAGGGTATCCAGCCGGTCGGCCAATCCGACCACCATGCCCGCCAGGGAGTCCGGCAGGCGGTCGCCGGCAAAGCGGGGCCAGTAATGCTGGCGGATCCCGCGACAAACTTCCTCGTCTTCACCGTCGGCTGCCGCATAGTAGGAACCCATAATTCCCTGGAGCTCGGGGAACTCATAGACCATGTTGGTGGCCAGGTCGGCCTTGGCCAGTTCGGCCGTTCTTTCCACCGTAGGCCACAGGCCTTCCGGCAGATCCAGGGTGCAGGCTAAATATACCGCCAGTTTCTTTAAACGCTCCACCTTGTCCAGCATGGTACCCAGGTTTTCCTGAAAGAGAACGTGGGCCAGCTTTTCCACCTTGCTCGCCAGTGGTGTCTTGCGATCCTCCTCGTAAAAGAAGGAAGCGTCGGCCAGACGGGCTTTCAGCACTTTTTCATATCCCGCCCGTATCTTGTCGGTATGCTCCCCGGTGCCGTTATGTACGGCGATGAAAAGGGGCAATAACTTCTCGCCGCGACCATCCCAAACGGGAAAATAGCGCTGGTGCTCGCGCATGGGGGTGGTCACCACTTCCGGGGGCAGCTTCAGGTACTCCTCCGCAAGGCGACCGCACACGGCCGTGGGATATTCGACTAGAAAGGTAATTTCCTCGAGGAGCTCGGGATCGTCCTTAACCCTTCCGCCCTCCCGGTGGGCCAGGTTTTCTACCTGCTCCCATATGAGCCGCCGTCGCAGCCGGTGGTCGACGATGACGTAGTTCTCCTCTAAAACTTTAAAATAGGCCTCCGGCGCAGTCACTAAATGGGGGCCAGGAGCCAGAAACCGGTGACCGTATGTCAGCCGGTCCGCCTTCAGGCCCTCCAGATTGAGGGGAACTACGTCGGGACCGAATAAAGCCAGGAGCCAACGGATGGGCCGGATAAACTTGAGCTCCAGGTCTCCCCAGCGCATCGGCCGGGGAAAACTCAAGCCTTGGATCATTTTTATCAATATACCGGGCAGAGCCTCCAAGGCGGGGCGGCCGGCCTCCTTTTTGAGGGCAAAGACATACTCCCCGCCGGGTAAGGTCCTGGTTACCAGTTCCTCCACCGCCACGCCCTGGTTCTGGGCAAACCCGAGGGCAGCCCTGGTAGGCTGGCCATCGGCCGTAAAGGCCGCCCTTACGGGAGGGCCCTTAATTTCGCGGATCAGTTCTTCCTGGGTTTCCGCCAGGCCGCTAACATAGAGGACCAGGCGGCGCGGCGTTCCGTACACCGCCACATCTTGATAGGTCAACCGTTCTTCTTTGAACAGCCGGCCCGCCAGGTCTCCCAGTTGCGTCAGCACCGAGGGCAGAACCCGGGCCGGCATTTCCTCGGTACCGATCTCCAGCAGCAGGTCTCGCCTCAACCTGTTACCCCCCCTTAACGTCAAAACTGTCCTTTGTATCCTCGGCGGCAGCCCAACCTGGGGCGCCCTCCGGAATCCCCCCTTGGGGGAAGGCCTTGAGGAGGGGATAACCGAGCCTCTCCCGCTGCTCCAAGTAAGCCGTAGCGCAGAGTCGGGCCAGGTGGCGTACCCTGGCTATGTACGCCGTTCTTTCGGTTACACTGATGGCCCCGCGCGCATCCAGCAGATTAAAGGTGTGGGAACACTTCAGGACGTAATCATAGGCCGGCTGCACCAACCCCTGTTCGATAATGCGCTTGGCTTCGGCCTCGTAAACGTTAAAGAGGGAGAAGAGCATGCCGGTGTCCGCAGCAGTAAAATTGTAATGGGAATAATCTACCTCTGCCTGGTGGTGGATGTGGCCGTAGGTCACCCCATCTACCCACTCTATATCATAAACGCTGTCCACCTGCTGGATGTACATGGCCAGCCGTTCGAGACCGTAGGTAATCTCCGCGCTCACCGGCCGCAGATCATAGCCGCCGCACTGCTGGAAGTAAGTGAACTGGGTTATCTCCATTCCGTCCAGCCACACCTCCCAGCCCAAACCCCAGGCTCCCAGGGTGGGGGATTCCCAGTTGTCTTCTACAAACCGAATATCATGCTCCAGGGGATTAATGCCGAGGTGTTCCAGGCTCCGAAGGTAGATATCCTGCACTTCGGGAGGTGAGGGCTTTAAAATAACTTGGAACTGGTAATAATGCTGCAGGCGGTTGGGGTTTTGGCCGTAGCGGCCATCGGTAGGACGACGAGAGGGCTCCACGTAGGCCACTCGCCATGGTTCAGGGCCCAGGACCCTAAGGAAAGTCGCCGGGTGCATGGTCCCCGCACCCTTTTCCAGGTCGTAAGGCTGTTGGATAACACAACCATAATCCGCCCAGAAATTCTGAAGGGCAAGGATGAGCTGTTGAAAATTCACGTGAACAGGCACTCCCCCACGTATCTAGGTTATGCAGGACCTCTTTGCGCACAAGTCTTTTGGTGGCCTGCTATCTTGATCTTGCTACACAAAAAACCCGCCCCACCACGGGACGGGAGCTCAGTCCTCCTTGAAAAATAATTTACCAGAGGAGGGGGGGCTTGTCAACTCGCATCCCCAGAGCTTAGGCCGGGCGTCATTGAGCTCCCGCTCCCTCCATGAGCCCCGCTGACCAGACCAGCGCTCACCTTGCCTACCCGGCCGGGTTTCCGGTTCATGGGGCTTCCGTGCCTGACAGCCGCAGCCTCTCTAAGGCTCCGGCGCCGCCTCCGTACTCCCCTTCGCCAGGCCCCTGCCCTTCCCCTTGCCTCCACTCCCTCGTCGGTGAGCTAAGTGACGCTTTTAAAGGCGGCAAAGACTCAGGCCCCGTTGCCTCCGTCTTTCTCCCGTAAGTCTAAGGAATGTTCTTCCACCTGGCCGCCGGGACGTTCGATTTCCAGGGTGTAGCGATTGAAAAGGGCCGCCACACTGCTAATCCCGGCCAGGATGGCCAGCTCGGTGCTGGCCAGCACCCCCAGGACGCCCAAAGCTCCGGCCGTAGCCGGTATTTCGGCCACAGTTTTCCCGTCTTTTTTGATCTTGATTTTGGTCACCTTGCCCTTGTGGAGGATCTCCTTAATGCGGGTCAGAAGTCTTTCCCCCCACGTCTCTAAGGCGTGGACCGTTTCCTCCTTTTTACCTTCCTCCAGCCGGATAAGGGCTTCAATAACGTCCCCCCCGGCTTCGTCCAGGGCTTGTTTGGCTTCCCGGGAAGACAGCCCTACCCGCTTGCGCAGGATGTCAATTTTTTCGAGTTCCGTACTCATATGCATCCTCCCTAATTTGCTCCATTAAAATACGGGATTTGAGCCTTCTGTCTAAATAGTATTCCAAATAAGCAGGCAGAATTTCCGCCAGCTCCCTCTGACACCGGGGAGACAATTTCAGGCGGCTGAGGTGGGAGCCGCCCATGGACGCCAGATTACGCCAAACGGCCAGGGCCTCCCGGGATACGCGATACTGCGCCCCATACTGCCGGCTGCAGCGGCTGCAAAGGGCGCCCCCGGCCGCAGGGGCAAAGGGTATAAGCCCCTCTTCCAGGGGGGCCCCGCAAGCGGCGCAGAGATTGACCCGCGGGGCAAATCCCAGCACGCTTATGGCGCGAGCTTCAAAGGCCCGGGCTACCAAGTGAGGATTTTCCCGGACCAAAAGGCCAAGACTCCGGCGCAACAAGCCGAACATCTCCGGACTGGCCTGACCGGCCGGCACTGAAACGTCTGCTATCTCGGCTAAGTAGCAGGCGGTCAACAACCTTTCGAGGTCTGCCCTTAAGGGAGCAAAGAAGTCTTCTACCTGGCATTGGGTTACCGTAGCCATGCTCCGGCCGTCATAAAGCAGGAAACGAGCCAGGCAGAGTCGCTGGGTGCCGCTCCTCAGGTTGCTGTGGGCCTTGCGCACCCCCTTGGCAATGGCGGTAATTTTTCCCCGGTTGGGGGTTAAAATATGCAAAATGCGATCTGCTTCCCGGAAATCCTGGGTGGAAAGCACAATACCCTGTACTTGATAAAGGCCTGCCACTGCCTTTTAACCTGCCCGTTATATTTTCTTCAGTACTTTAGCCCGTTATTTCGCCTATTACCGAATTTTGCGCTCCCCCATCCCCTGGGTGGGCCTCATTATCCTGTAGCCCTGCCTCCAACTCATATCTTTCCTGTTGTTTATAGAGCAAATAAATGTGGACGTGTCCCGTAGCCGCAAAAAGCTGCCAAAGAGCTTCGCTGGGTTTCACACGTCTTCCCCTCCTGAAAGGGACCTGCCTAACCTATATCCTTGCCCAAATCGAACAGCCTATACTAGTCCCCTTTTGCCAGCACGTAGCCCAGCTGCTTTAAGGCCGTTTCCTGCTTTCGCCAGTTCTTTTTGACCTTTACCCGCAGATCCAGGTACATTTTATTGCCCAAAAGACCTTCCAGTTCCCGGCGGGCGAGGGTTCCGATTTCCTTCAGCATGCGACCTCCTTTCCCGATAAGGATGCCCTTCTGGGAATCCCTTTCCACATAAACGGTGGCTGCCACGTATAACATATTATTGGGGCGGGGCGCTACCTCCTCTACCACCACGGCTACCGCGTGGGGTACCTCTTCCTCGGTTAAAAGCAGGATCTTTTCCCGGATGAGCTCCGCTATGAGCAGATTCTCCGGCTGGTCCGTCACCTGATCGGGCGGGTAATACTGGGGTCCCGGCGGCAGGTGCCGGATTATCAGGGGGGGCAGCAGGTCCACGTTGAGGCCCTGCAGGGCGGAAACAGCCACCGCCTCAGCCGGTTGAAAGCGAGAATAAAAAAACCCTTTTGTCTTATCCAGTTGCCGGCCATTAATTAAATCTATTTTGTTAAAGACCAGGACCACCGGGGTGGCTATTTCCTTAAGAAAACCCAGGATATATTCTTCCCCTGCGCCGGGTTCCACCGAAACATCTACTACGTAAACAACCACGTCCACTTCTTTGAGAGTCTGGCGGGCTAAGGAAACCATATATTCGCCCAGGCGATGGTGGGGTTTATGTATTCCCGGCGTATCCAAAAACACGATCTGGGCGTCTTGAGCGGTATAAACTCCCAGAATCCTATTGCGGGTGGTCTGGGGTTTATCCGAGATGATGGCCACTTTCTGGCCTACCAGTGCGTTAAGCAAGGTAGATTTGCCCGCGTTGGGCCGCCCGATAAGGCCGGCGAAACCCGAACGGTGATCCTTGACTTCCGCCATACGTTACTACTCCTTAAAGGACGAAGGCCTTCGGCAAAAGATCCTTTAGCCGTTCCTTAAGCATCCTTCCCTCGGGCAGGCCGGTTATAATCTCCAGGTCAGGGGCAAATTCCGCCAGCACCTGGAGGCAGGCACCGCAGGGAAAGGTAAAGGGCCTGTCGCCCCCTACTACCGCCAGGGCGACAAATTCGCGTTCCCCCTCGGAAACCGCCTTCCAGAGGGCTACCCTTTCGGCACAAACCGTAAGGCCATAGGAAGCATTCTCGATGTTAACGCCTGTATAAACCCTGCCCGAGGACGTCAATAAAGCGGCTCCCACCGGAAAACGAGAGTAAGGTGCGTAGGCCCTTTCCCTGGCTCCTGCGGCAGCTCTTATCAGTGCCTCTCCGTCATAGGTCTTATCCATAAATCTATTATACCTCTTTCGGGGGAAATTTTAATAATTATAAGAGCAGGAATCCGGCGAGAAGCGTATAATTTGTATATACAAATTGCCGTGGAATCGGGAGTCTGGAAAGTGTTACGCACTTATCCCCTTACACCTCTGGTGGGCGTAGGAGCCATCGTTGTACACGGTGAAGCCCTGCTCCTGGTAAAGCGAGGAAGGCCGCCGGCCAAGGGCGCCTGGAGCATACCCGGAGGCAAGGTGGAAACCGGGGAAACCTTAACCCAGGCCCTCCGGAGGGAAGTTGAAGAAGAATGCGGCCTCACCATAAGAATAGGGCCCCCCGTAGCAGTCCTAGACAGCATTTATACCGATGACCAGGGCCGGGTCAAATACCACTATGTTCTGGTGGATTTCTGGGCCGAATACGTCTCAGGTGAACTCTCCCCCGCGTCAGATGTGATGGAAGCCCGCTGGGTCCCCCTAAAGGAAGTGGGTAACCATGAACTCACCGTCGGCACCCTGGAACTGCTGAGGGAACTCGGCCTCTTCGCCGACCCGCCCCACCTCAGGCCTTCCGGGCTGCTTTACCGGACCCTCCGGGGGAGAACTCCCTGAGAAGCCCCTTGGTCCTTTGTGCCCGCCGGGGCTTGCCGGACCGAGGTAATCCTCCGGCGGAAAACGGCGATCCGCAACTAGCTGGCCCCCAACGGGGCGCCTCAGAGAGAGCAACCGCCCAGGAGAAGTGAGGCTTTAAAGCATTTCTCATCCAGTATGTCCTTTAGACTTTAAAGGAGTTTAGGTAAAAAAATCAGCATCCCCACTATGACCGCCCCCAGGGCCGTCACCAGGACGGCTCCGGCGGCCACATCCTTGGCCACCCGGGCCAGGGGGTGATACTGGGGACTGTACAGATTAACCGCCGCCTCCAGGGCCGTGTTGAACATTTCGGCCGCCAGTACCAGGGTAATGGTTAAAACGAGGGCCACCCATTCCCAATCCCTTACCTTAAGGTAATACGCCAGCGCCAAAGCCCCGGCAGCCGCGCTCAAATGAATGGCCATATTCGACTGGGTTCGTAGGGCAAAGAGGAGTCCCGTAAAGGCGGCGCGGAATTTCTTACCCACGCACCAGCCCCACCTTGCCTAAAATCTCTTCCTGTCGGCGGAACATGATCTCTTCCCTCTCCGGTGTATCGTGGTCATAGCCCAGCAAGTGCAAAAAGCCGTGGAGGGCCAGAAAGCCCACTTCCCTTTCCAGGGAATGCCCGTAGGCGGCCGCCTGGCGTGCGGCCGTTTCCAGGGAAATAAGAATATCCCCCAGGAGCAGCTCTCCTTCTTCCCCCTTAATCGGCGGTTCTACTTCCTCTTCGTCCTGGAGAGGAAAGGAAAGGACGTCCGTAGGGGCATCCACCCCGCGGTACATGCGGTTTAAACGCCTGATTTCCGCATCATCTACCAGGGTAACGCTCACCTCGGCCCCTTCCGGCACCCCCTCCTGCCTGGCTGCCTCCTGAAGAAGGTTCCTGAGGGCTTTTTCCAGGGCAGGTTCCAGGGCCTTATCCAGCTGATTGTTTATGAAGCATTCCATTTCGGGCCTTTCTCCTTTCCATTTCCCGCAACACCGCCTCCGGGTATTCCACCCGGGAGTGGAAAATACCGTTAAGAACCCGGACAAAGGCATCGCCTATGGTGGCCAGTTCTTTGAAGGTCAGGTTGCTGTTCTCCAGTTGACCATCTTCCAACTTCTCTTTAATTATTTTGCGCACAAAACCTTCCATGCGGCCCGGGGTGAGCTTGGGCAAGGAGCGTATTCCGGCCTCTACACTGTCGGCGAGCATGACGATGGCCGCTTCCTTGCTCTGGGGCTTGGGCGCGTCATAGCGATAATCCTCCTCGTCTACGTCGTGGCCGTGGCTTCTTTCACAGGCCTTGTGATAGAAGAAGGACATTAGAGTGGTGCCATGATGCTGGGCGATAATATCCTGCACTACCTCCGGCAGACCGAATTCCCGGGCCAGGTCCAGGCCGTCCTTGACATGGCAGGAGATAATCAAAGTGCTCAAGGAAGGAGATAACTTGTCATGGGGATTCTCCGCGCCCACTTGATTCTCGATAAAAAAGTAGGGCCTCTTGAGTTTACCGATGTCGTGATAGTAAGCCCCCACCCTGGCCAGAAGGGAATCCGCTCCTACTGCGTCGGCAGCGGCTTCGGCCAGGTTTCCCACCAGAATACTGTGATGGTAAGTCCCCGGCGCCTCCAGGAGCAGGCGCTTTAAGAGGGGATGGTTCGGATTGGAGAGCTCCAGGAGTTTTACCGACGTGGTAATGCCAAAGGTGTTCTCCAGGAAGGGCAGGAAGCCAATGGTCAGGACCGTGGCCAGGATGCCGTTGGCCATGGCCAAACCTACCCCTACACTCAACTGAAATAAGGAATAGTTATAGAGGAAACCCAGGGCCACCACGGCCAGCATATTGGCCAGGGTCAGATAAAGGCTGGAGCGGGCCAGGCTGGACCGCTGATCCAGGTGGGAAACACAGTAAATACCCGTCAGCCCGCTGATTACGCCGGTCACCGCAAAGGGGAAGTAATTGCCGCTGATGATACCGGTTTCCAGGGCCAAGAACAAGGTAAAGACCACCGCCACCTGAGCTTCCAGCAGAATAGCCGCCAGCATAGACCCGGCCGCCACGGGGATAAGATATCCAACCAGGCGGGTAACTTCGGCACTGCTGCCCAGGCTTATGGCCATTACTCCCCGGGCAAAGAGGAGGAAAATCAACCATAACAAGCCCAGCAAAAGGAGTAGGCGGTCACTGGAG of the Thermanaeromonas sp. C210 genome contains:
- the era gene encoding GTPase Era, translating into MAEVKDHRSGFAGLIGRPNAGKSTLLNALVGQKVAIISDKPQTTRNRILGVYTAQDAQIVFLDTPGIHKPHHRLGEYMVSLARQTLKEVDVVVYVVDVSVEPGAGEEYILGFLKEIATPVVLVFNKIDLINGRQLDKTKGFFYSRFQPAEAVAVSALQGLNVDLLPPLIIRHLPPGPQYYPPDQVTDQPENLLIAELIREKILLLTEEEVPHAVAVVVEEVAPRPNNMLYVAATVYVERDSQKGILIGKGGRMLKEIGTLARRELEGLLGNKMYLDLRVKVKKNWRKQETALKQLGYVLAKGD
- a CDS encoding cytidine deaminase; the encoded protein is MDKTYDGEALIRAAAGARERAYAPYSRFPVGAALLTSSGRVYTGVNIENASYGLTVCAERVALWKAVSEGEREFVALAVVGGDRPFTFPCGACLQVLAEFAPDLEIITGLPEGRMLKERLKDLLPKAFVL
- the glyS gene encoding glycine--tRNA ligase subunit beta, with protein sequence MRRDLLLEIGTEEMPARVLPSVLTQLGDLAGRLFKEERLTYQDVAVYGTPRRLVLYVSGLAETQEELIREIKGPPVRAAFTADGQPTRAALGFAQNQGVAVEELVTRTLPGGEYVFALKKEAGRPALEALPGILIKMIQGLSFPRPMRWGDLELKFIRPIRWLLALFGPDVVPLNLEGLKADRLTYGHRFLAPGPHLVTAPEAYFKVLEENYVIVDHRLRRRLIWEQVENLAHREGGRVKDDPELLEEITFLVEYPTAVCGRLAEEYLKLPPEVVTTPMREHQRYFPVWDGRGEKLLPLFIAVHNGTGEHTDKIRAGYEKVLKARLADASFFYEEDRKTPLASKVEKLAHVLFQENLGTMLDKVERLKKLAVYLACTLDLPEGLWPTVERTAELAKADLATNMVYEFPELQGIMGSYYAAADGEDEEVCRGIRQHYWPRFAGDRLPDSLAGMVVGLADRLDTLVGCFAVGLIPSGSQDPFGLRRCAWGLAATAVELGLHFSLAEAIAQAYDTYTAASIRLPQPLGQTAEELQGFLRGRLEHILEEKGIRYDVAEAVLAVGWDDLAGAYHRARDLEAFRRTEGFPALLTAFTRAFNLARQAQEEYEVEPGRLEEEAERRLYHSLAAAEGECRPYLAQGNYLGALERMADLRGPIDNFFDRVLVMAPDPWLRRNRLALLQRITRLVLQVADFSRLLPD
- the glyQ gene encoding glycine--tRNA ligase subunit alpha, with translation MNFQQLILALQNFWADYGCVIQQPYDLEKGAGTMHPATFLRVLGPEPWRVAYVEPSRRPTDGRYGQNPNRLQHYYQFQVILKPSPPEVQDIYLRSLEHLGINPLEHDIRFVEDNWESPTLGAWGLGWEVWLDGMEITQFTYFQQCGGYDLRPVSAEITYGLERLAMYIQQVDSVYDIEWVDGVTYGHIHHQAEVDYSHYNFTAADTGMLFSLFNVYEAEAKRIIEQGLVQPAYDYVLKCSHTFNLLDARGAISVTERTAYIARVRHLARLCATAYLEQRERLGYPLLKAFPQGGIPEGAPGWAAAEDTKDSFDVKGG
- the recO gene encoding DNA repair protein RecO — its product is MAGLYQVQGIVLSTQDFREADRILHILTPNRGKITAIAKGVRKAHSNLRSGTQRLCLARFLLYDGRSMATVTQCQVEDFFAPLRADLERLLTACYLAEIADVSVPAGQASPEMFGLLRRSLGLLVRENPHLVARAFEARAISVLGFAPRVNLCAACGAPLEEGLIPFAPAAGGALCSRCSRQYGAQYRVSREALAVWRNLASMGGSHLSRLKLSPRCQRELAEILPAYLEYYLDRRLKSRILMEQIREDAYEYGTRKN
- a CDS encoding DUF4342 domain-containing protein, producing MSTELEKIDILRKRVGLSSREAKQALDEAGGDVIEALIRLEEGKKEETVHALETWGERLLTRIKEILHKGKVTKIKIKKDGKTVAEIPATAGALGVLGVLASTELAILAGISSVAALFNRYTLEIERPGGQVEEHSLDLREKDGGNGA